From the genome of Flavobacterium luteolum, one region includes:
- a CDS encoding cold-shock protein: MRTGTVKFFNESKGYGFITDEETGKDIFVHASGINAEELREGDRVSYEEEEGRKGKVAAKVAVI; this comes from the coding sequence ATGCGTACAGGTACAGTAAAATTTTTCAATGAATCTAAAGGTTATGGATTCATTACAGACGAAGAAACAGGAAAGGACATCTTCGTTCACGCTTCAGGAATTAACGCGGAAGAATTACGCGAAGGTGACCGTGTAAGCTATGAAGAAGAAGAAGGAAGAAAAGGGAAAGTTGCTGCTAAAGTAGCAGTAATCTAA